In Argopecten irradians isolate NY chromosome 11, Ai_NY, whole genome shotgun sequence, one DNA window encodes the following:
- the LOC138334883 gene encoding uncharacterized protein, with amino-acid sequence MAEKRGHDDKESTPPRKKVRLHSQKYMSEYEQSFPCFRKSAMGVNHAYCTVCNVNISISHGGIGDLKKHIGTKKHVEVAKLREGQKISNFFPSKSTSSDDGVIRAEVIFTKFIIENNAPLTLADNAGTMFRNMFPDSEIAKKYSCARTKSTAIAHCLAEDDDHQITKVISTAPFSIATDGSNDYGDVKLYPIIVKYFDDTVGLISTTMLTLSECEGRSTGENIFS; translated from the exons ATGGCGGAAAAACGTGGTCACGATGACAAGGAAAGCACACCGCCTCGGAAGAAAGTGCGACTCCATAGTCAAAAATACATGTCTGAATATGAACAGTCCTTTCCATGTTTCAGAAAATCGGCAATGGGGGTCAATCATGCGTATTGCACGGTTTGCAatgtcaatatttcaatatcacATGGCGGCATTGGCGACCTTAAAAAACACATAGGAACAAAGAAGCATGTTGAAGTGGCAAAGTTACGAGAAGgacaaaaaatttcaaatttttttccAAGTAAATCTACTTCCAGTGATGACGGAGTTATAAGAGCCGAAGTCATATTTACCAAATTCATTATTGAGAACAATGCCCCATTGACTCTCGCTGACAATGCTGGGACAATGTTTAGGAATATGTTCCCTGACTCTGAAATTGCCAAAAAATATAGTTGTGCTCGTACAAAGTCGACTGCCATTGCGCATTGTTTGGCAGAAGATGATGATCATCAGATCACCAAAGTGATTTCAACTGCACCATTCTCGATTGCCACTGATGGTTCCAATGACTACGGCGATGTGAAATTGTATCCCATTATTGTCAAGTACTTTGATGACACAGTTGGTCTTATTTCAACAACAATGCTAACACTTTCTGAGTGTGAAGGACGAAGTACTGGGGAAAACATATTCAG TTGA